Proteins from a genomic interval of Phocoena phocoena chromosome 20, mPhoPho1.1, whole genome shotgun sequence:
- the LOC136140208 gene encoding optic atrophy 3 protein homolog produces the protein MRAKMRLMGFNAEAVKPLNEAAAAELGAELLGEATVFIVGGGCLVLEYWRHQAYQRRKEGEQRAAWDALRDEGGSLALALEALQAQVQAAPPRGALEELQAQMQEVRAQLCVPDPPPAPQAEPTPEE, from the coding sequence ATGCGAGCCAAGATGCGCCTCATGGGCTTCAATGCTGAAGCCGTCAAGCCGCTGAACGAGGCGGCGGCCGCCGAGCTGGGCGCCGAGCTGCTGGGCGAGGCCACCGTCTTCATCGTGGGCGGCGGCTGCCTGGTGCTGGAGTACTGGCGCCACCAGGCGTATCAGCGTCGCAAGGAGGGGGAGCAGCGCGCCGCCTGGGACGCACTGCGGGACGAGGGGGGCAGCCTGGCGCTGGCGCTGGAGGCCCTGCAGGCGCAGGTGCAGGCGGCGCCGCCGCGGGGCGCCCTGGAGGAGCTGCAGGCGCAGATGCAAGAGGTGCGCGCCCAGCTCTGCGTCCCGGACCCGCCGCCCGCGCCCCAGGCAGAGCCCACGCCCGAGGAGTAG
- the VASP gene encoding vasodilator-stimulated phosphoprotein, which produces MSETVVCSSRATVMLYDDSNKRWLPAGTGPQAFSRVQIYHNPTANSFRVVGRKMQPDQQVVINCAIVRGVKYNQATPNFHQWRDARQVWGLNFSSKEDATQFAAGMASALEALEGGGPPPPPTPPTAPPTWSVQNGPSPEEMEQQKRQQQSELVERERRVSNAGGPAALPAGGPPPPPGPPPPPGPPPPPGLSSAGGHGAGGGPPPAPPLPTAQGPSGGGTGAPGLAAAIAGAKLRKVSKQEEASGGPLAPKVESSRTTGGGLMEEMNAMLARRRKATQVGEKTAKDESANQEEPEARVPAHSESVRRPWEKNSTTLPRMKSSSSVTTSEAQPSTPSSNDESDLERVKQELLEEVRKELQKVKEEIIEAFVQELRKRGSP; this is translated from the exons TGAGACGGTTGTCTGCTCCAGCCGGGCCACTGTGATGCTCTATGATGACAGCAACAAGCGATGGCTGCCTGCTGGCACGGGCCCCCAGGCCTTCAGCCGCGTCCAGATCTATCACAACCCCACTGCCAACTCCTTCCGGGTGGTCGGCCGGAAGATGCAGCCAGACCAGCAG GTGGTCATCAACTGTGCCATCGTCCGGGGTGTCAAGTATAACCAGGCCACCCCCAACTTCCACCAGTGGCGTGACGCCCGCCAGGTCTGGGGCCTCAACTTCAGCAGCAAGGAGGATGCAACACAGTTTGCCGCCGGCATGGCCAGCGCCCTAGAGGCATTGGAAG GAGGTGGGCCTCCGCCCCCGCCCACACCGCCTACAGCACCTCCCACTTGGTCTGTCCAGAACGGCCCCTCCCCAGAGGAGATGGAGCAACAGAAAAG GCAGCAGCAGTCAGAGCTCGTGGAGCGGGAACGCAGGGTCTCCAACGCAG GAGGCCCAGCTGCTCTCCCAGCTGGGGGACCACCCCCGCCTCCAGGACCTCCCCCTCCTCCGggtccccccccgccccctggtCTCTCCTCGGCTGGGGGGCATGGAGCAGGGGGAGGCCCACCCCCTGcgccccctctccccacagcaCAAGGCCCCAGTGGTGGAGGGACTGGGGCCCCCGGCCTGGCCGCAGCCATTGCCGGAGCCAAACTCAGGAAAGTCAGCAAG CAGGAGGAGGCCTCAGGGGGGCCCTTGGCCCCCAAAGTTGAGAGCAGTCGAACCACGGGCGGGGGGCTCATGGAAGAGATGAATGCCATGCTGGCCCGGAG AAGGAAAGCCACACAAGTTGGGGAGAAAACCGCCAAGGATGAATCTGCCAAT CAGGAGGAGCCAGAGGCCAGAGTCCCAGCCCACAGTG AATCTGTGCGGAGACCCTGGGAGAAGAACAGCACAACCTTGCCAAG GATGAAGTCATCTTCTTCAGTGACCACTTCCGAGGCCCAACCCTCTACGCCCAGCTCCAATGATGAGTCAGACCTGGAGAGGGTGAAACAG GAGCTtctggaagaggtgaggaaggaactgcagaaagtgaaagaggaaataattgaAG CCTTTGTCCAGGAGCTGAGGAAGCGGGGCTCCCCCTGA